One part of the Streptomyces sp. AM 2-1-1 genome encodes these proteins:
- the nuoF gene encoding NADH-quinone oxidoreductase subunit NuoF, with protein MTLAAEIDRNGTSPEKLLAPVLSAHWDEAEPWTLESYRRHDGYEGLRKALAMSPDELIAYVKDSGLRGRGGAGFPTGMKWQFIPQGDGKPHYLVVNADESEPGTCKDIPLLFANPHSLIEGIVIACYAIRSSHAFIYLRGEVVPVLRRLHEAVREAYAAGYLGKDALGPGLDLELTVHAGAGAYICGEETALLDSLEGRRGQPRLRPPFPAVAGLYACPTVVNNVESIASVPAILQRGKDWFKSMGSEKSPGFTLYSLSGHVTSPGQYEAPLGITLRQLLDMSGGIRAGHRLKFWTPGGSSTPMFTEEHLDVPLDYEGVGAAGSMLGTKALQCFDETTCVVRAVTRWTEFYAHESCGKCTPCREGTYWLVQLLRDIEAGKGRPGDLDKLGDIADNINGKSFCALGDGAASPIFSSLKYFRDEYEQHITGKGCPFDPAKSTLWADDEDADDQDAHRGVNA; from the coding sequence ATGACCTTGGCCGCCGAGATCGACAGGAACGGGACCAGTCCCGAGAAGCTCCTCGCCCCCGTCCTCTCCGCCCACTGGGACGAGGCGGAACCCTGGACGCTGGAGAGCTACCGGCGCCACGACGGGTACGAAGGGCTCCGCAAGGCCCTCGCCATGTCGCCGGACGAGCTCATCGCGTACGTCAAGGACTCCGGTCTGCGCGGACGCGGCGGCGCCGGCTTCCCCACCGGGATGAAGTGGCAGTTCATCCCGCAGGGCGACGGCAAGCCGCACTACCTCGTCGTCAACGCCGACGAGTCGGAGCCCGGCACCTGCAAGGACATCCCGCTCCTCTTCGCCAACCCGCACAGCCTCATCGAAGGCATCGTGATCGCCTGTTACGCGATCCGCTCCTCGCACGCCTTCATCTACCTGCGCGGCGAGGTCGTCCCCGTCCTGCGACGGCTGCACGAAGCCGTCCGCGAGGCGTACGCGGCCGGTTACCTCGGCAAGGACGCGCTCGGTCCCGGGCTCGACCTGGAACTGACCGTGCACGCGGGCGCCGGGGCGTACATCTGCGGCGAGGAGACGGCGCTGCTGGACTCGCTCGAAGGACGGCGCGGCCAGCCCCGGCTGCGGCCCCCCTTCCCCGCGGTCGCCGGTCTGTACGCCTGCCCCACCGTGGTGAACAACGTGGAGTCCATCGCCTCGGTTCCCGCGATCCTCCAGCGCGGCAAGGACTGGTTCAAGTCGATGGGCAGCGAGAAGTCCCCGGGCTTCACGCTCTACTCGCTCAGCGGCCACGTCACCAGCCCCGGCCAGTACGAGGCCCCGCTCGGCATCACGCTCCGCCAGCTGCTCGACATGAGCGGCGGCATCCGCGCCGGGCACCGTCTCAAGTTCTGGACCCCGGGCGGCTCGTCCACCCCGATGTTCACCGAGGAACACCTCGACGTCCCCCTCGACTACGAGGGCGTCGGCGCCGCCGGCTCCATGCTCGGCACCAAGGCGCTCCAGTGCTTCGACGAGACGACCTGCGTCGTGCGGGCCGTCACCCGGTGGACCGAGTTCTACGCCCACGAGTCCTGCGGCAAGTGCACGCCCTGCCGCGAAGGCACGTACTGGCTGGTCCAGTTGCTCCGCGACATCGAAGCGGGCAAGGGCCGCCCCGGCGACCTCGACAAGCTGGGCGACATCGCCGACAACATCAACGGCAAGTCCTTCTGCGCGCTGGGCGACGGTGCCGCCTCACCGATCTTCTCCTCGCTGAAGTACTTCCGCGACGAGTACGAGCAGCACATCACCGGCAAGGGCTGCCCGTTCGATCCCGCGAAGTCGACCCTCTGGGCCGACGACGAAGACGCCGACGACCAAGACGCTCACCGGGGGGTGAACGCATGA